From Canis lupus baileyi chromosome 16, mCanLup2.hap1, whole genome shotgun sequence:
GTGGCTTGAAGGTTTCTTTGGTCATAGTCTCCAGAGTTGCCAGGTCAGCCCCTTGGCCTTCCTTAGGCAGGCCGGCGAGCCCCGTTAGGAGCTGGAGGGTGAGGGGACGCAAAATTCGTCGTGGTCAGCTTCTAGAGATCACGCTGTCCTACTAAGGAGTAGGGAGAGGCTCTCCCCCCCTGTCCGCCCTCCTGTGGCCACAGCAACAAGAGCCAGTGTGCCTCATCTATGCCGTCTGGCCAGCTGGGGTCTGAATCCTGGCTCCTCTGCTCACTCACAAGCCATGACCTCGGGTGAGATTTTTTTTACCAGGTTTAGCCTTATGTTCCTCTTTAGTAAAACTGACATAAAACCACCTATTTCAGAGGTGATTCAACTGTGATCATTAGCCTGACTGATTTATTGTCAAAACCAAGCTATTGACCTCAATGAGCCAGGAAGTATGGCCCTCAGAGTGAAGATGGATGTTAAAGTAATGTCATTATCATAGAGCtctatgtgtatatgtgcagAGTTACGGTGATGACTGCAGACGCTGGAAGAGCTGCTGGGATTGTCTCCACCTGCCCTTACTTCCTGGGCGGGGGGTCTGCCCTCCAGCCATCTGAGAGGCCAGTGGCCCCAGGGCACTTCCTCCCTGTCCTGTCCATCTCCTAGATTGACTGCTTCACTCACCTCGGACCTTGCCAACCCAAGATGCTCACTCCAGAGAAGGGGAGGATGCTGACCCTGGGGCTCTGCTGTCCCATCGGGAGGGTATCGGCAGGGGCAGGGCTTGGCCTCGGCCCCGGGCTGGGGGTTGGCCCAACACCTTCTCTGCACCAGGATCATGACTCCAGGCCAACCCTGTTTACCAGACCAGCGAAGGACCTATTTATAGCCTCAGCTGCTCTTCTTGCCGGGTCACGAGTGAGGTTGCAGGGTGCCTCCTCAGAGCAAGGGTGGTAGTCGGGCTGAGGGCACCCTCTGCCCAGCTGCCACTGCCCAGACCCCCGGTGCCCCTCCCCATGGCAGAGGAGACCTTCCCCTTCACCTCCTCCACACTGCGCGCTCTCCGCCTGCAGCGGGAGTGGCTGGAGTGGGAGGACCGGAGGCGGGCGGCGGCCCAGCAGTGCCGAAGCCAAaggtgcccccccagtgcccgggCCCGGCTCGCCAGGCCACGCCGCTGCTGCCGAGACCCAGCCGTGCACAATGCTCTGTTCTCTGGTGACCTGCAACAGGTCCAAGCCCTGTTCCAAGATGAAGATGCTGCCAACATGATTGTGGAGACTGTGAGCAACCAGCTGGCCTGGTCAGCTGAACAGGGTAGGGAGCACccagtggggcagagggggagggtaGGGGTCAGGACAGGGGGAGCGTCTTGGTCCCATCCTCTCCCTCTAGAACACAGCCTAGACCGCTGCTTTCCACAGCCTATTCTAGTTCCCTCCTAAGAAGACATGAGGCATAGTTAGTGGTTTGTATGTCTTTTCAGAATGAAAGTTATATTAACATATCAATAACATAGGAACACAGTTTATTCTAATGCAAtcttatatatattaagattttttgagtggcacctggctggttcagtcgataaagcatgtaactcttgatctcagggttgtgagttcaagctccacccCATGTgaatgaagcctacttaaaataaaatttttttaaatttaaaaatcaaaaataaaataagatattactttttaaaaaagattttatttatttattcatgagagagagagagagagaggcagagggagaagcaggctccatgcagggagcctgacatgggactcgatcccgggtccccaggatcaggccctggattgaaggcagcgctaaaccgctgagccaactgggctgcccaagattttacttttaagtaatctctatacccaacctaggacttgaactcacaaatCGGgaatcaagagttgcaagctctacCAACCAAGCCAGCTAGGTGTCctcacataatatatatatttttttaatttgagagagagtgtgtgcatgcgcagtagggaggggcagaggaagaaggagagaatctctagcagactccccactgagtgcagatcccaatgtggggcttgatctcaggaccccaagatcatgacctgagccaaaatcaggagtgggACACCTGAtggagccaccaaggcaccctgtccccacataatattttaaataggtgCATAAATTATATTGTATGAGTGTGCCATGATTTATAGAACTAGTGCCCAAGTAGATTGGGTGGATTGGGTTCCttctttgtaaaattattttatttatttatttatttatttatttatttatttatttatttagtaaaattattttaaacagcaATATGATAAACATCTTTTGTGTACTTCCAGATAATTTCCTTAGGTTCTGTTTTGACCAGTGGGTTTGTCCATGTAAACCAAATACCTCCACCAAGATCACCCCACTTTTAAGACTGACAGAGACTGCCTCAAACCTCACCCGTGGATCTGGGGATTCCAATCCTCATAAAGCTTATGTTCTCACAGTCACTGCAAACTCCAGATTCCTGCTTGGCTTTAACTGTTAGAGGTGTGACCTTACCCAGGGTAACATGCTCTCATCCTGCAGCATGCCTATCATCCCCTGAATGGAACTTGGCCTTAATTTCAAtcctaataaaaacaaaacaaaacaaaacatgatttaCCCAAAATTTGGCAAACCCAGGAATTTACTTCACCATAATGCAAACAACTTAGAGTTGGATATTAGACATCTATGTCCTTTTCTACAATTCAGATCCAATACTAAATCCAACATCTCAGCCCCTGACCCCACtcttcctttccccacccccacctcttattctccccttccacccttccctcccaccctactctccccctctgccccaggaaTATCCTAGAACTCCAAACCAGGCTCTTTCAGCTCTGCTCTTAGGTCACTCCCAAGCTCAGCTCCAGGCCCTCATACGCATAATTCAAACCCACCCCCAATACCAGAACACTCTCCTGAACAGCAAGAACCAAGGGGCTCCAAGACCCAGAGGTTTATTTAACAGGATTAACTCTCTTTAGTTGCCCTCGTGGTTTTCAAGagcaattactttttttttctataagacaCATGCCACATTTTGTTACAGATTGACAACCCTTCTAAAAGGctgttccagggatccctgggtggcgcagcggtttggcgcctgcctttggcccagggcgtgatcctggagacccgggatcgaatcccacatcgggctcccggtgcatggagcttgcttctccctcggcctgtgtctctgcctctctctctctctctctctctgtgactatcataaataaataaaaaaaaaattgaaaaaaaaataaataaaaggctgtTCCAATTCACACTCCCAGTTCGGGCTTGCATGAGTCCCTCTCCATAGGTAGCCTGGCACATCATTTGCCAGGGGTGCTAAGGGATGGTCGGGGCCAGTCACAGTCGTACACCACAGTCTGCCCTGTGAGTCTCACATACCACTCCCCAACACTGCTCGCTTTCCCCAGGGTTCTGGGTATTGACCCCCAAGACGAAGCAGACAGCACCCCTCACCATTGCTGCGGCCCGAGGCTACACTGACTGTGCCCGCCACCTGATCCGGCAGGGAGCTGAGCTGGACGCCCGAGTTGGAGGCCGGGCAGCCTTGCATGAGGCCTGCGCCCGGGCCCAGTCTGACTGTGTGAGGCTGCTGCTGACCTTTGGTGCCAAAGCCAACGTGTTGTCCGAGGAGGGCACAACTCCCTTGCACCTCTGCACTGTCCCCGAGTCCTTGCAGTAGGTACCCAggggagaggtgtgtgtgtgtgtgtgtgtgtgtgtgtgcagctaACTCAgccaggagaaagggagaagcaccTCACGTCCACATGTCCTCATGACAATCTAGGAGACAGGTCTCATTCTACTGGTGAGAAATCAGGCTCAGAAAGGTTTaggcacttgcccaaggtcacataggcTAAGCCCAGGAGGCAGAAGCCTTGTTGTCTTTTTGGAAAACCTGTTCCAACTACAGTCCCCTATCCCCTGTGACTCCTCTGTAGCCAAATTCCTGTTTTGACGTAGGCATCAAGAAAGACAGTAGCCCAGTGTTCCCCCAACAAACCCTACCCccacagcccctcctcccacatTTTTAAGATCAAcaggttttttgggggggtggaggggagtgggagatacaggtttccaaTTATGGAACAGGTAaggcatgggggaaaaaaaggctcagcataaggaatatagtcaatgagggacacctgggtggctcaagcagttgggtgtctgcctttggcttgagtcatgatcctagagttccaggatcgggtcctgcattgggctcctacatggagcctgcttctcctccctctgcctgtgtctctgcctctctctgtgtctctcatgaataaatagataaaatctttttaaaaaaatgaatatagtcaatgatattgtaatagcgcTCTAACAggacagatggtagttacacttGGGAAcgcagcataatgtataaacttgtcaagtCACTAAAGTCttgcacttgaaactaatgtaacattgtgtgtcaactataggaaaaaaaaaatcaacagatttTTGAACCCCCTACACGATGGTTTTCATACTTTCACAAATCAGGTTCACAGCCGGGGCTGGCAGTGGTGGAAAACACTCCATGGCCCACATGCTGGGGACTTCTCCCTAGCTGGATCTAGATCAGTGATGGACACAAAAGGGATTTTGATTTTCCAGCCCTTTCTTGAATTCTTAGGAGCACATAGTACACTTTCCAACagacttttcctcctttttttttcaataaagattttatttatttattcatgagagacacagaaaaagagaggcagacacaggcagagggagaagcaggctccatgcaggaagcccagtgcggaactcgatcctgggactctgggatcacaccctgagtcaaaggcagacagtcaagggctgagccacccaggcatccccagactttctctttttaagagaaaCTTACTGAAACTCCACTGAGTGAGTTTTTCAGCgttatttagaaacaaaaatcagCCCATGATTAGAATTGACTCAGGATATAAATTCAGTAGTTTATAGACGGCTAGCTGCTACTCAATTCCTACTGGAGCCAAGCACCAACTAGACCTTATGCCCAGAAGGGAGCAGGAATTCTAGCCATTTTGGGGAGGGACACGGGGTCATCAAGGTTTTGTTGGGATTGCTGGATCTGCTTCTGGACTTCCCGTGGCTGCCATTCTggctttttaatgataaattattgTTAGTTTAATTGCATCATTAATCAAGTTTGTTTCAAGTTTGGTTTACCCCTAGTGGTTAATGTGCATATTTATCTCAACAGTGTTTTGGCctatagtttttggttttgttttttagagagatagCATGTGTGCACGTGAGATAAGGGGGGAAaacggggagggggagagggagagaatctttttttttttttttaagattattttatttatttattcaaagagagagagaggcagaaacacaggcagagggagaagcaggctccatgcagggagcccgacatgggactcgatccccagtctccaggatcacactcccgGCTGcaagcagcactaaacccctgtgccactggggctgtctgagggagagaatcttaagcaggctccacacccagcacagagcccaacacagggctcaatctcacaacccttagatcatgacctgagccgaaatcaagaatctgatgtttaactcactgagctatccaggcgcccCATGCTCTGgcttatagtttcttttttttttttaatttttatttattatttatgatagtcacacagagagagagagagagaggcagagacacaggcagagggagaagcaggctccatgcaccgggagcccgacttgggattcgatcccgggtctccaggatcgcgccctgggccaaaggcaggcgctaaaccgctgcgccacccggggatccctggctTATAGTTTCTTAGGAACTGGGAGACAAGTGAAACACCAGCTCCCTAAagtcttgtttttgttctttggttCCGTTTGTTTTCTCTAGGGGAAAATGGAGTAGGCTGATCCCCAAGTGCCTTCCTTTGCTTGAGTGGGTGTCACTGGTCTGGAAGGGTGGACTTCAAGTTTGGAGGCAGGAAGAAAATATCAGGACTTCGTCTGTTTTTCTTTACAGCTCATACTCTTCAATTTTCTAGGTGTAACATTCATAGTGGACATAGTAGTGggtttttcaaaagtttttgtgCTATCAAAACATCAGGAGACCACTGGCAAGTGATTCAGAACCGGGCCTTGGGGTCCCAATCCGCTTGGAGAGTCAGgttttggaaacaaaaattaGCCAGTGATTAGAACTATCAGAGGAgggtcagggacacctgggtggctcagtggttcagtcagacttcaaggcgtgatcctggagtcctgcatcgggctccctgcatggagcctgcttctccctctgcctatgtctctgcctctctctgtctctgtgtctctcatgaataaataaattaaaaatcttaaaaaaaaataacttaccaAGGAAATAAACATTCTGGGAGGGAGCTTCGGAGACAACGAGTACTAATTCTGTAGCAGCCTCTAACTTGCTGTGCGTCCTTGGCTGGATGCGACCTTCCTCGGCTGAGTTTTTCATCTGGGAACTGAGGACGCTCCTGGTGGCATCACGGGCCTCGCAGCCCTGCTGTCGCGGGCTGCTGTGAGTCTAACGTGGGAGCCAGGCTCCCCGGGTGGTGGCGAGCGGGGTGAGGGgacagggggaaggggaggacagCGGGCTGGGCCCGGGCCCTCAGGATTCGTCTCTCCGGGCCTGGCGCCTCGCCCGCAGGTGTGCCAAGCTGCTGCTGGAGGCCGGAGCGACCGTGAACGTGgcggcacaggacagcgaggtgACACCCCTGCACGTGGCGGCCGCTCGCGGCCTGGACGAGCACGTGGCCCTCTACCTGGAGCGCGGAGCCGACGTGCACCTGCGCACCAGCCAGGGCGAGACGGCGCTGAACGCGGCGTGCGCGGGGGCCGAGGGCCCGGGCGGCGGCCGGCAGCACCAGGCGGCCGCGCGCAGGCTCCTCGAGGCGGGGGCCGATGCCCGCGCTGCTGGGCGCAAGCGCCACACGCCGCTGCACAACGCCTGTGCCAACGGCTGCGGGGCCCTGGCCGAGCTGCTGCTGCGCCACGGGGCCTGCGCGGGGGTGCCCAACGCGGCGGGCCACACGCCCATGGACTGCGCGCTGCAGGCGGTCCAGGACGCCCCCAACTGGGAGCCCGAGGTCCTCTTTGCTGCGCTGCTGGACTACGGGGCCCAGCCGGTGCGCCCTGAGGTGCGCAGGGAGGCCCGTGCACAGAGGCCCCGGTGGGCGGGGAGCCTGTGGCTGCAACTGCCCTGCCGCCAGAA
This genomic window contains:
- the ASB16 gene encoding ankyrin repeat and SOCS box protein 16; its protein translation is MAEETFPFTSSTLRALRLQREWLEWEDRRRAAAQQCRSQRCPPSARARLARPRRCCRDPAVHNALFSGDLQQVQALFQDEDAANMIVETVSNQLAWSAEQGFWVLTPKTKQTAPLTIAAARGYTDCARHLIRQGAELDARVGGRAALHEACARAQSDCVRLLLTFGAKANVLSEEGTTPLHLCTVPESLQCAKLLLEAGATVNVAAQDSEVTPLHVAAARGLDEHVALYLERGADVHLRTSQGETALNAACAGAEGPGGGRQHQAAARRLLEAGADARAAGRKRHTPLHNACANGCGALAELLLRHGACAGVPNAAGHTPMDCALQAVQDAPNWEPEVLFAALLDYGAQPVRPEMLKHCANFPRALEVLLNAYPCVPTCDTWVEAVLPELWQEHEAFYVSALSMVNQPRRLQHLARLAVRAQLGSHCRQATARLPLPPVLRDYLLLRVEGRIQ